A DNA window from Solanum lycopersicum chromosome 3, SLM_r2.1 contains the following coding sequences:
- the LOC101268658 gene encoding uncharacterized protein, translating to MKRRSSETKLLKELVLYAASAALSSLVLFVGLRQLDPNRQASKKALENKKELAKRLGRPIIQTNSYEDVIACDVINPDHIDVEFDSIGGLESIKQALFELVILPLKRPELFYGKLLGPQKGVLLYGPPGTGKTMLAKAIAKESSAVFINVRTSNLMSKWFGDAQKLVAAVFSLAHKLQPAIIFIDEVDSFLGQRKSTDNEASTNMKTEFMALWDGFTTDQNARVMVLAATNQPSELDEAILRRLPQAFEIGMPNCRERAEILKVILRGEKVEDTIDYDGIASLCDGYTGSDLLELCKKAAYFPIRDLLNDEKSGKRTAEPRPLLESDLEKVLTTSKKTKVAASEYSRLSSMRADSDSAINEISKLVASHILNVQSDN from the exons ATGAAGAGACGTTCATCGGAGACGAAGTTGTTGAAAGAATTGGTACTCTATGCGGCCAGCGCCGCTTTGAGCAGCCTTGTTTTGTTTGTGGGGCTCCGACAACTTGACCCGAATCGACAAGCTTCCAAAAAGGCTCTTGAGAACAAGAAGGAACTTGCGAAGCGCCTTGGTAGACCTATCATTCAAACCAATTCCTATGAG GATGTAATAGCCTGTGATGTAATCAACCCTGATCATATAGATGTAGAATTTGATTCCATTGGTGGATTGGAATCTATTAAGCAAGCTCTATTTGAATTGGTAATTCTTCCCTTGAAAAGGCCTGAACTCTTTTATGGGAAGCTTCTGGGTCCTCAAAAAGGAGTTCTGCTCTATGGACCCCCTGGAACTGGAAAGACTATGCTTGCCAAAGCAATTGCTAAGGAATCAAGTGCTGTTTTTATTAATGTGAGAACATCGAATTTGATGAGCAAATGGTTTGGTGATGCCCAAAAACTCG TTGCTGCAGTGTTCAGTTTGGCACATAAACTTCAGCCAGCTATTATATTCATTGACGAAGTGGATAGCTTTTTGGGTCAGCGCAAGTCTACTGACAATGAGGCGTCAACAAACATGAAGACTGAATTCATGGCTTTATGGGATGGTTTTACCACAGATC AAAATGCACGAGTTATGGTCCTTGCTGCTACTAATCAACCATCTGAGCTTGATGAAGCAATTCTTCGACGTCTTCCTCAAGCCTTTGAGATTGGAATGCCTAACTGCAGAGAAAGAGCTGAGATTTTGAAGGTGATCCTGAGAGGCGAGAAGGTAGAAGATACCATCGACTATGACGGCATTGCTAGTCTCTGTGATGGATACACTGGTTCTGATCTTCTTGAGCTATGTAAAAAAGCTGCCTACTTCCCCATCCGGGACTTGCTTAATGATGAGAAGAGTGGAAAGCGAACTGCG GAGCCGAGGCCGCTGTTGGAATCGGATTTGGAAAAGGTTTTAACTACGTCAAAAAAGACAAAGGTTGCTGCAAGTGAATACAGCAGGTTAAGTTCAATGCGTGCAGATTCAGATTCTGCAATTAACGAGATTTCTAAGCTTGTGGCTTCCCATATTCTGAATGTCCAGTCAGATAACTAG
- the LOC101256566 gene encoding metal-nicotianamine transporter YSL2 isoform X1, with the protein MSRVGVELMEIEREVTEEMRDGDDEVKRIPPWTKQITVRGIVASVLIGVIYSVIVTKLNLTTGLVPNLNVSAALLAYVILQSWTKVLKKANFTCTPFTKQENTIIQTCAVACYSIAVGGGFGSYLLGLNKRTYQQAGVDTSGNTPGSYKEPKLDWMIGFLFVVSFVGLLALVPLRKIMIIDYKLPYPSGTATAVLINGFHTPKGDKLAKKQVKGFMKVFTFSFFWSFFQWFYSGGDHCGFANFPTFGLKAWKQSFFFDFDMTYVGAGMICSHLVNFSLLLGAVLSWGIMWPLITDRDGYWFPSSLPQSSMKSLMGYKVFISIALLLGDGLYNFVRTLYFTFRNIYATLKTKRPESSPSEAKNLPLEELQRNEIFIRESIPFWLACIGYLIFSLISIIVIPIMFPALKWYYVLVAYVFAPALSFCNAYGAGLTDLNMAYNYGKVALFVLAALSGKENGVVAGLIGCGLIKSMVSISSDLMHDFKTSHLTLTSPRSMLLSQAIGTAIGCVVAPLTFFLFYKSFDVGGPNGEYKAPYALIYRNMAILGVEGFSALPRHCLQLCYGFFAFAVLANLVRDMAPERVGKLVPLPMAIAVPFLVGASFAIDMAAGSLIVYVWHKLNSKKADLMVPAVASGFICGDGLWILPSALLALLKVRPPICMAFTVGQT; encoded by the exons ATGAGTAGAGTTGGGGTAGAATTAATGGAGATTGAAAGAGAAGTAACGGAAGAAATGAGAGATGGTGATGATGAAGTGAAGAGAATTCCTCCGTGGACTAAACAGATTACAGTACGAGGAATTGTTGCGAGTGTTTTGATTGGAGTTATTTATAGTGTGATTGTAACGAAGCTTAATCTCACTACTGGACTTGTACCAAATCTCAATGTTTCAGCTGCTCTGCTTGCTTATGTGATTCTACAGTCATGGACTAAGGTTCTAAAAAAGGCGAATTTTACATGTACTCCGTTTACTAAACAGGAGAATACTATTATTCAGACTTGTGCTGTTGCATGTTACAGTATTGCTGTAGGAG GTGGCTTTGGATCATATCTTTTGGGACTGAATAAGAGAACATATCAGCAAGCTGGGGTCGATACAAGTGGCAATACACCAGGGAGCTATAAGGAACCTAAACTTGATTGGATGATTGGTTTTCTCTTTGTTGTTAGTTTTGTTGGGCTATTAGCTCTGGTTCCTCTTAGAAAG ATCATGATAATTGACTACAAATTACCTTATCCAAGTGGAACTGCGACTGCTGTTCTAATCAATGGATTTCATACACCCAAGGGAGATAAATTGGCCAA GAAACAGGTTAAAGGGTTCATGAAAGTTTTCACATTCAGCTTCTTCTGGAGTTTCTTCCAGTGGTTCTATTCTGGTGGAGATCACTGTGGATTTGCCAACTTCCCCACGTTCGGGTTGAAAGCTTGGAAGCAATC GTTTTTCTTTGATTTCGACATGACTTATGTGGGAGCTGGAATGATTTGTTCTCACCTTGTGAACTTCTCTTTGCTTCTTGGAGCTGTGCTCTCTTGGGGTATCATGTGGCCTCTAATTACTGATCGCGACGGATATTGGTTCCCTTCAAGTTTACCACAGAGCAGTATGAAGAGTCTAATGGGTTACAAG GTTTTTATCTCCATTGCTCTTCTCCTGGGAGATGGCCTTTACAATTTTGTCAGGACACTTTATTTCACTTTTAGAAACATATATGCCACGCTGAAAACAAAAAGGCCTGAATCAT CACCCTCAGAAGCCAAGAATCTTCCACTTGAAGAGCTGCAGAGAAACGAAATATTCATCAGAGAGAGCATTCCCTTCTGGCTAGCTTGTATTGGCTACTTGATCTTTTCCCTTATCTCCATCATTGTCATTCCAATTATGTTCCCTGCGTTGAAGTGGTATTATGTGCTCGTTGCCTATGTTTTTGCACCAGCTTTGAGCTTCTGCAATGCTTATGGTGCTGGTCTAACAGATTTGAATATGGCATACAATTACGGTAAAGTAGCTCTGTTTGTGCTTGCTGCATTATCCGGGAAAGAGAACGGTGTTGTCGCTGGGCTTATTGGATGTGGACTGATTAAATCCATGGTTTCTATATCCTCTGACCTGATGCACGATTTCAAGACGAGTCATCTGACCCTTACATCCCCGCGTTCCATGTTACTCAGCCAAGCTATTGGGACTGCCATTGGCTGTGTCGTAGCACCTCTTACATTTTTCCTATTCTACAAATCTTTTGATGTAGGGGGTCCCAATGGTGAGTACAAAGCTCCTTATGCACTCATCTATAGAAACATGGCAATCTTAGGTGTTGAAGGATTCTCAGCTCTGCCTCGCCATTGCTTGCAGCTGTGTTATGGTTTTTTCGCGTTTGCTGTACTTGCCAACTTGGTGAGAGACATGGCCCCTGAGAGAGTCGGGAAATTGGTTCCTCTCCCAATGGCTATAGCTGTGCCTTTCCTTGTTGGGGCTTCCTTTGCAATTGATATGGCTGCGGGGAGTTTGATCGTATACGTATGGCATAAACTCAACAGCAAGAAGGCAGATTTGATGGTTCCTGCAGTGGCTTCAGGATTTATTTGTGGTGATGGATTATGGATTCTTCCATCAGCACTACTTGCTTTACTCAAAGTTAGGCCTCCAATTTGTATGGCTTTTACAGTCGGACAGACATAG
- the LOC104646389 gene encoding protein S40-7, whose amino-acid sequence MGLLKQPDSNPNNNILDEFDESDVFWSESPDSAVVNSFSPPTPTRHLPQRPPTLYKPSNSGLSAALTDDHHPLVRRKSTLNPSVSATSAAKMIPPVFRSENSNPNSHPKFHQSAPVNVPVWQKKDGPVGGLDQFDEVEDEVEGEEMVPPHVMVAQSHVTFSVFEGVGRTLKGRDLRRVRNAVFQRTGFID is encoded by the coding sequence ATGGGTCTCCTTAAACAACCTGACTCTAACCCTAACAACAACATCCTAGATGAATTCGACGAGAGCGATGTTTTCTGGTCTGAATCCCCTGATTCCGCTGTCGTTAATTCCTTCTCTCCCCCTACCCCTACCCGCCACCTCCCTCAACGTCCCCCTACCCTCTACAAACCTTCAAATTCCGGTCTCTCCGCTGCTCTCACCGACGACCACCACCCTCTTGTCCGTCGTAAATCTACCCTCAACCCTTCCGTATCTGCCACATCCGCTGCGAAGATGATTCCACCGGTGTTCCGTTCGGAGAATTCAAATCCTAATTCTCACCCTAAATTTCATCAATCTGCTCCGGTAAACGTGCCCGTGTGGCAGAAGAAGGATGGACCGGTGGGTGGGTTAGACCAATTTGATGAGGTGGAAGATGAAGTGGAAGGGGAGGAAATGGTTCCTCCTCACGTGATGGTGGCGCAGTCGCACGTGACGTTCTCTGTTTTTGAAGGCGTTGGGAGGACGCTAAAAGGAAGGGATTTGCGGCGTGTTCGTAATGCTGTATTTCAGAGAACAGGTTTTATTGATTGA
- the LOC101256566 gene encoding metal-nicotianamine transporter YSL3 isoform X2 yields MSRVGVELMEIEREVTEEMRDGDDEVKRIPPWTKQITVRGIVASVLIGVIYSVIVTKLNLTTGLVPNLNVSAALLAYVILQSWTKVLKKANFTCTPFTKQENTIIQTCAVACYSIAVGGGFGSYLLGLNKRTYQQAGVDTSGNTPGSYKEPKLDWMIGFLFVVSFVGLLALVPLRKIMIIDYKLPYPSGTATAVLINGFHTPKGDKLAKKQVKGFMKVFTFSFFWSFFQWFYSGGDHCGFANFPTFGLKAWKQSFFFDFDMTYVGAGMICSHLVNFSLLLGAVLSWGIMWPLITDRDGYWFPSSLPQSSMKSLMGYKVFISIALLLGDGLYNFVRTLYFTFRNIYATLKTKRPESSPSEAKNLPLEELQRNEIFIRESIPFWLACIGYLIFSLISIIVIPIMFPALKWYYVLVAYVFAPALSFCNAYGAGLTDLNMAYNYGKVALFVLAALSGKENGVVAGLIGCGLIKSMVSISSDLMHDFKTSHLTLTSPRSMLLSQAIGTAIGCVVAPLTFFLFYKSFDVGGPNAVLWFFRVCCTCQLGERHGP; encoded by the exons ATGAGTAGAGTTGGGGTAGAATTAATGGAGATTGAAAGAGAAGTAACGGAAGAAATGAGAGATGGTGATGATGAAGTGAAGAGAATTCCTCCGTGGACTAAACAGATTACAGTACGAGGAATTGTTGCGAGTGTTTTGATTGGAGTTATTTATAGTGTGATTGTAACGAAGCTTAATCTCACTACTGGACTTGTACCAAATCTCAATGTTTCAGCTGCTCTGCTTGCTTATGTGATTCTACAGTCATGGACTAAGGTTCTAAAAAAGGCGAATTTTACATGTACTCCGTTTACTAAACAGGAGAATACTATTATTCAGACTTGTGCTGTTGCATGTTACAGTATTGCTGTAGGAG GTGGCTTTGGATCATATCTTTTGGGACTGAATAAGAGAACATATCAGCAAGCTGGGGTCGATACAAGTGGCAATACACCAGGGAGCTATAAGGAACCTAAACTTGATTGGATGATTGGTTTTCTCTTTGTTGTTAGTTTTGTTGGGCTATTAGCTCTGGTTCCTCTTAGAAAG ATCATGATAATTGACTACAAATTACCTTATCCAAGTGGAACTGCGACTGCTGTTCTAATCAATGGATTTCATACACCCAAGGGAGATAAATTGGCCAA GAAACAGGTTAAAGGGTTCATGAAAGTTTTCACATTCAGCTTCTTCTGGAGTTTCTTCCAGTGGTTCTATTCTGGTGGAGATCACTGTGGATTTGCCAACTTCCCCACGTTCGGGTTGAAAGCTTGGAAGCAATC GTTTTTCTTTGATTTCGACATGACTTATGTGGGAGCTGGAATGATTTGTTCTCACCTTGTGAACTTCTCTTTGCTTCTTGGAGCTGTGCTCTCTTGGGGTATCATGTGGCCTCTAATTACTGATCGCGACGGATATTGGTTCCCTTCAAGTTTACCACAGAGCAGTATGAAGAGTCTAATGGGTTACAAG GTTTTTATCTCCATTGCTCTTCTCCTGGGAGATGGCCTTTACAATTTTGTCAGGACACTTTATTTCACTTTTAGAAACATATATGCCACGCTGAAAACAAAAAGGCCTGAATCAT CACCCTCAGAAGCCAAGAATCTTCCACTTGAAGAGCTGCAGAGAAACGAAATATTCATCAGAGAGAGCATTCCCTTCTGGCTAGCTTGTATTGGCTACTTGATCTTTTCCCTTATCTCCATCATTGTCATTCCAATTATGTTCCCTGCGTTGAAGTGGTATTATGTGCTCGTTGCCTATGTTTTTGCACCAGCTTTGAGCTTCTGCAATGCTTATGGTGCTGGTCTAACAGATTTGAATATGGCATACAATTACGGTAAAGTAGCTCTGTTTGTGCTTGCTGCATTATCCGGGAAAGAGAACGGTGTTGTCGCTGGGCTTATTGGATGTGGACTGATTAAATCCATGGTTTCTATATCCTCTGACCTGATGCACGATTTCAAGACGAGTCATCTGACCCTTACATCCCCGCGTTCCATGTTACTCAGCCAAGCTATTGGGACTGCCATTGGCTGTGTCGTAGCACCTCTTACATTTTTCCTATTCTACAAATCTTTTGATGTAGGGGGTCCCAATG CTGTGTTATGGTTTTTTCGCGTTTGCTGTACTTGCCAACTTGGTGAGAGACATGGCCCCTGA